Proteins encoded within one genomic window of Bremerella alba:
- a CDS encoding HDOD domain-containing protein, which translates to MTQNTSLKDLLAGAQLPALPQSAIRLLELAQDPENGPAEFAVPIEADPGLTGQVLRFVNSSYFGFSREISNVKLAITLVGIRTIKNFALWSAVFSLMPNPKSGPFDLKSLWQDSLRRGLFARSVGKHLGLKDAEDLFAAALLQDMAVPLLAKELGDKYRTLIEGRSEGQARMSDLERETFGWTHAEAGGVIARGWSLPEAFAELIESHLDLEDYLASPEQEPGRVAVALSALLPATADESWKELERFQSGYEKVMKGGPTVAETLEKVDADYEEFAPVLKLANPSVTLVELYNQSLQKAAT; encoded by the coding sequence ATGACTCAAAATACTTCTCTTAAAGATCTGCTGGCCGGAGCCCAACTGCCTGCTTTACCGCAAAGCGCTATTCGATTGTTAGAACTCGCTCAAGACCCCGAAAATGGACCCGCAGAATTTGCGGTACCCATCGAAGCTGATCCAGGGCTGACCGGACAGGTATTGCGATTCGTAAACTCGTCGTACTTCGGTTTCTCGCGAGAGATTTCCAACGTAAAGCTTGCTATTACGCTTGTGGGGATTCGCACGATCAAGAATTTCGCACTTTGGAGTGCTGTCTTCAGCTTGATGCCCAACCCAAAGAGTGGCCCATTTGATCTCAAAAGCCTGTGGCAAGATTCTCTGCGCCGCGGTCTGTTTGCCCGATCTGTTGGAAAGCATCTGGGCTTGAAGGATGCCGAAGATTTGTTTGCCGCTGCTCTGCTGCAAGACATGGCTGTGCCGTTGCTGGCGAAAGAGCTTGGCGACAAGTACCGCACGCTGATCGAGGGTCGTAGCGAAGGCCAAGCTCGTATGTCAGATCTGGAACGCGAAACGTTTGGGTGGACCCACGCAGAAGCAGGCGGTGTGATTGCTCGCGGCTGGAGTTTGCCAGAAGCATTCGCTGAACTGATTGAATCACACCTGGATCTCGAAGATTACCTGGCCTCTCCGGAACAAGAGCCGGGACGTGTTGCTGTTGCACTCTCTGCACTATTGCCGGCAACCGCCGACGAATCGTGGAAAGAGTTGGAGCGTTTCCAGTCGGGCTACGAAAAAGTGATGAAGGGTGGTCCAACGGTCGCTGAGACTTTGGAAAAAGTCGACGCCGACTACGAAGAGTTTGCTCCGGTTCTCAAGTTGGCCAACCCATCGGTCACGCTTGTCGAGCTGTACAATCAAAGCCTGCAAAAGGCGGCTACGTAG
- a CDS encoding type II secretion system F family protein yields the protein MQPPIGSSNHDSELNRPLVSSAETADDLKIEHEVNPSLISLNQAESAELLRCIGELSNTGMPLDEGLEAFAEEVSQRKLKQAFRQLAKEVRAGGNPLVDHDLSFVRLPKYHQSILVAGIQSHRLGETLYELLEEENWRNEYWRDLWAALSYPLLLATVTLLVVDFLNVFIMPMIQTQFLSIYEDFDLDLSFDPEIFRAPTISWVSFFLLGIVGLLLIPAFLTPAQTALLRRSVPLVGKIFWWYESLDLIIKLRLLVAQNIPTPTALRLLEDAVSSRRYAELVPIWAEKMEQGKHLGEVWQVSPDIPSSILPLVRWGESNNSLSEALESAERLLKERLALRRELIRKIGPPVITILVLAALFWAAIRLVVLVSPLIDLIQALT from the coding sequence ATGCAGCCACCTATCGGTTCTTCGAATCATGATTCCGAGTTGAATCGCCCGCTGGTAAGCAGTGCGGAGACCGCTGATGATTTGAAGATAGAGCACGAAGTCAATCCTTCTCTCATTTCACTTAATCAGGCCGAGTCGGCCGAGCTTCTACGCTGCATCGGCGAGTTGTCCAATACCGGAATGCCATTGGATGAAGGCCTGGAAGCATTTGCTGAGGAGGTCTCGCAGCGGAAACTCAAACAAGCCTTCCGGCAGTTAGCTAAAGAGGTTCGCGCCGGAGGGAACCCGTTGGTCGATCACGATCTCAGTTTCGTGCGACTCCCCAAGTATCACCAAAGTATTTTGGTTGCCGGCATTCAATCGCATCGACTCGGAGAGACGCTTTACGAGTTGCTGGAAGAAGAAAATTGGCGGAACGAGTATTGGCGTGATTTGTGGGCCGCACTTTCGTATCCTCTGCTTTTGGCCACGGTGACGCTGCTGGTCGTCGACTTTTTGAACGTGTTCATCATGCCGATGATTCAGACGCAGTTTCTTTCCATCTATGAAGACTTTGATCTTGATTTGTCGTTTGATCCGGAAATCTTTCGGGCTCCCACCATTTCGTGGGTCAGTTTTTTTCTGTTAGGGATCGTGGGGTTGCTCTTAATTCCTGCATTCCTGACACCTGCACAGACCGCCTTGTTGAGACGAAGTGTACCGCTGGTCGGAAAAATCTTCTGGTGGTATGAATCGCTCGATTTGATCATCAAGCTTCGGCTCTTAGTCGCTCAGAATATTCCGACCCCTACCGCTTTACGTCTTCTAGAGGACGCGGTTTCCAGTCGCCGCTACGCGGAATTGGTGCCGATTTGGGCCGAGAAAATGGAGCAGGGTAAGCACTTAGGGGAAGTCTGGCAGGTTTCGCCGGACATACCTTCATCGATTCTCCCCTTGGTGCGTTGGGGGGAATCGAACAATTCTCTTTCAGAAGCATTAGAGAGCGCCGAACGGCTTTTAAAGGAACGTTTGGCTCTTCGGCGAGAATTAATTCGCAAGATTGGGCCGCCAGTGATCACTATTCTAGTGTTGGCGGCCCTGTTTTGGGCGGCTATTCGTCTTGTCGTTTTAGTTTCACCTTTAATTGACTTGATTCAAGCGTTGACCTGA
- a CDS encoding ATP-binding protein, protein MVGKLRLLIVEDDPAHARLIMRGFRSEIEDFELTTHFSLKDARDTIEQAVPDLVIVDLSLPDGLGTDLIEPQGKAGRYPVMIITSQGDEQTAVDVLKRGAIDYVVKSESGFTELPRLAKRSVREWRLQREKMEAEEALRNSEQRYRALIDHSPTSIVVACEGKIVLANGMAQKCLRASSTAEVVGKFIEAFDIPDNGVLGRGDEGNADRRSPSQLNEYVLRRVDGTLLDVELMTTSVDYYGQNATQYVFQDITLRKAAETEMRIRDRAIASAGDGIFIVQLSLGEIKVVDCNQAFLEIVGCDRELVGQIGLKVIRCDSRYDARLRLIVAGIHSRQPARDTIRIQAENEEFRWVEISISPVHVSDSQNSHVVGVVHDITEKVNAEEEIRRHNAELAHFLRLTAMGELVAGLAHEVNQPLYAISNYAGTCENLLKLPEGIDKPSLQQCVSRIGQQARRAAEIIRRLRNFVSRTAPKAESAEIKDLLGDSIALLTPLLEEQAIEISLEIDSSTPRVFVDRIQIEQVLINLITNAIDAIDDNNAERIIEIKSKLVETKQDPMVQISVRDYGVGLPPAFDVFEAFQSTKEKGMGMGLSISRTIIESHGGKIWVESGTSRGTSFFFTLPTSLQQVTGYADESDRVCH, encoded by the coding sequence ATGGTAGGTAAGTTGCGTTTGTTGATTGTTGAAGACGATCCCGCGCATGCGCGACTTATCATGCGTGGTTTTCGTTCAGAAATCGAAGACTTCGAACTGACGACTCATTTCTCGCTCAAAGATGCACGCGATACCATCGAACAAGCGGTACCTGATCTGGTAATCGTCGATCTTTCGCTTCCCGATGGTTTGGGGACCGACTTGATCGAGCCGCAAGGGAAAGCGGGCCGGTATCCGGTAATGATCATCACGAGCCAGGGCGATGAGCAGACGGCCGTTGACGTTTTAAAACGCGGTGCGATCGATTATGTCGTCAAGTCGGAAAGCGGCTTCACAGAATTACCTCGATTAGCCAAGAGGTCCGTTCGAGAGTGGCGTCTACAACGCGAGAAGATGGAGGCAGAAGAAGCGCTTCGCAACAGCGAACAGCGGTACCGCGCTCTGATCGATCATTCTCCGACGTCGATCGTCGTCGCATGTGAAGGAAAGATTGTCCTCGCCAATGGAATGGCTCAAAAATGTTTGCGGGCTAGTTCCACGGCCGAAGTGGTCGGAAAGTTTATCGAAGCATTTGACATCCCAGATAACGGAGTCTTGGGCAGAGGCGATGAAGGGAATGCTGATAGACGTTCACCAAGCCAACTAAATGAGTACGTTTTGCGTCGGGTTGACGGGACGCTTTTAGACGTTGAATTGATGACCACCTCGGTGGATTATTACGGTCAAAATGCGACGCAATATGTGTTTCAAGACATTACCCTACGCAAAGCAGCCGAAACAGAAATGCGTATTCGCGACCGAGCGATTGCTTCGGCGGGGGATGGAATCTTTATCGTTCAACTCTCTCTCGGCGAGATCAAGGTTGTCGACTGCAACCAGGCATTTCTTGAGATTGTCGGTTGCGATCGCGAATTAGTCGGCCAAATCGGACTGAAAGTCATTCGCTGTGATTCGCGTTACGATGCCCGATTGCGTTTGATAGTCGCAGGGATTCATTCCAGACAACCGGCACGCGACACAATAAGGATCCAGGCTGAAAACGAGGAATTTCGCTGGGTTGAGATCTCTATTTCTCCTGTCCACGTGTCCGATAGCCAGAACTCACATGTGGTTGGAGTTGTTCACGACATCACCGAGAAGGTCAATGCCGAGGAAGAAATCCGGCGGCATAACGCAGAGCTCGCCCACTTTCTGCGATTGACGGCCATGGGAGAATTGGTCGCGGGGCTTGCTCACGAGGTAAATCAACCGCTTTACGCAATCTCGAACTACGCTGGGACTTGTGAAAACCTCCTCAAGTTGCCTGAGGGGATTGATAAGCCGAGTTTGCAGCAGTGCGTTTCAAGAATTGGCCAGCAAGCCCGGCGTGCCGCCGAGATTATTCGCCGACTTCGGAATTTCGTTAGTCGTACTGCTCCCAAAGCGGAATCCGCTGAGATCAAAGATTTGCTGGGCGACTCGATTGCTCTCCTGACACCGCTTTTGGAAGAGCAGGCGATCGAGATTTCTCTTGAGATAGATTCTTCGACGCCCCGTGTATTTGTGGATAGAATTCAAATAGAACAGGTCTTGATCAATTTGATCACCAATGCGATTGATGCGATTGATGACAACAATGCCGAACGTATCATCGAAATTAAGTCGAAACTTGTGGAAACCAAGCAAGACCCGATGGTTCAGATTTCGGTGCGTGACTACGGTGTAGGGCTTCCTCCGGCCTTCGACGTGTTCGAGGCGTTTCAGTCCACCAAGGAAAAAGGAATGGGGATGGGCCTATCTATCAGTCGCACGATTATCGAGTCGCATGGGGGCAAGATTTGGGTTGAATCTGGCACTTCACGCGGTACAAGCTTTTTCTTTACGCTTCCAACTTCCCTCCAACAGGTAACTGGCTATGCCGACGAATCCGACCGTGTTTGTCATTGA
- a CDS encoding PulJ/GspJ family protein — translation MRSRRNKGTSLIETLVIMVIGGVIATLAIKLLHQSQLNSRQAQDWLELQSGVTRLESQLRQDLRDATEVALPDNQTLTIEKLDSSVSYKNKGGLFERTLTFQESNKVQLEGYRLPRCRVTISQNDAEQVRVLIEANQGLPSSEEYVIEQTIGRRP, via the coding sequence ATGAGATCGCGACGTAACAAAGGAACCAGCTTGATCGAAACGTTAGTGATCATGGTGATCGGTGGAGTGATCGCCACGCTTGCTATCAAGCTGTTGCATCAGAGTCAGCTCAATTCCCGTCAGGCACAGGACTGGCTTGAATTGCAAAGTGGAGTCACGCGGTTGGAATCACAACTTCGTCAGGACTTACGAGATGCGACGGAAGTCGCGTTGCCTGATAATCAAACGCTAACCATTGAGAAGCTTGACTCGTCGGTCTCGTACAAAAATAAGGGTGGGCTCTTCGAACGCACGCTAACGTTCCAGGAATCGAATAAAGTCCAATTGGAAGGTTATCGATTGCCCAGGTGCCGCGTCACCATTTCTCAGAACGATGCAGAGCAAGTGCGTGTGCTGATTGAAGCAAACCAAGGGTTACCATCTTCGGAAGAGTACGTCATTGAACAAACCATCGGGAGGCGGCCATGA
- a CDS encoding response regulator transcription factor, with product MPTNPTVFVIDDDPAARESIGMLIRSLGLQVETFASAEQYLQSFDANRPGCVVTDMRMLGLSGLELQEQLVEMGERIPVILISAHANMQIAVKAMRNGAITFLEKPCQQQEIVDSVNEAIALDARWRQESKESAEAKENYEKLNAGEREVMKLMMVGKANKVIANRLDVSLRTVEARRHNVFKKMNVDNIPDLTRLAMKIDELRAEIESNADSGEGMEEEE from the coding sequence ATGCCGACGAATCCGACCGTGTTTGTCATTGACGACGACCCTGCGGCACGTGAATCGATTGGGATGCTCATTCGTTCCCTCGGCCTTCAAGTCGAAACGTTTGCATCCGCTGAACAATATTTGCAATCATTCGATGCCAACCGTCCCGGTTGCGTCGTAACCGATATGCGAATGTTGGGGCTTAGTGGTTTAGAACTGCAAGAGCAATTGGTTGAAATGGGGGAACGCATTCCAGTCATCCTTATCTCGGCGCATGCGAATATGCAGATCGCGGTGAAAGCGATGCGTAACGGTGCGATCACCTTTCTGGAAAAGCCTTGCCAGCAGCAGGAAATCGTCGATTCGGTTAATGAAGCGATCGCCTTGGATGCCCGTTGGAGGCAGGAATCCAAAGAGTCGGCCGAAGCCAAAGAAAACTACGAGAAGCTGAACGCCGGCGAACGCGAAGTTATGAAACTCATGATGGTCGGCAAGGCGAACAAAGTAATCGCCAATCGGCTGGATGTAAGCCTAAGAACTGTCGAGGCACGTCGCCATAACGTCTTCAAGAAGATGAACGTCGACAATATTCCGGATTTGACCCGGCTAGCGATGAAGATCGACGAGCTTCGTGCTGAGATCGAATCGAATGCGGATTCCGGCGAAGGGATGGAAGAAGAAGAGTGA
- a CDS encoding DUF1559 domain-containing protein, which yields MNARTFRGFTLVELLVVIAIIGVLIALLLPAVQQAREAARRMQCMNHLAQLVLALHNYESANQHFPAGSINDTSPIRNIPKGYHHNWISATLPYLGDATTYNHIDFKKGVYDKVQNGPRALSLEMLECPSSPVNRVNNRVGASHYVGIHNHCELPISESNTGAFILNKSLSTADFSDGVAFTLFLGEANIIPTSNLGWLSGTRATLRNTGASPKSGPAMALPNVYTDPEWLNTLEMQPGEAFDNISAMIPGNDVSDEEAEKEEGEQGEEAKNLTEADFMDFKGKNVPLLQAKVLGVIPNDPTLYVGGIGSYHPGGVNTALGDGSVRFISETIGSVPFHQMGHRSDGQLRVSEY from the coding sequence ATGAACGCGAGAACTTTCCGCGGATTTACGTTGGTCGAATTACTGGTAGTCATTGCCATTATTGGCGTATTGATTGCCTTGCTGCTTCCCGCCGTGCAACAGGCTCGCGAAGCGGCCCGCCGGATGCAGTGCATGAACCATCTCGCCCAGTTGGTACTGGCTCTGCACAACTACGAGTCCGCGAATCAGCATTTCCCTGCAGGTTCAATCAACGATACGAGCCCCATTCGGAATATTCCTAAGGGGTATCATCACAATTGGATTTCGGCCACCCTCCCCTACCTAGGAGACGCAACCACCTACAACCATATCGACTTCAAAAAAGGAGTCTACGATAAGGTGCAAAATGGTCCCAGGGCTTTAAGTCTGGAGATGCTGGAGTGTCCTTCAAGTCCCGTCAATCGAGTGAATAATCGAGTCGGTGCTTCTCACTATGTGGGGATTCACAACCATTGTGAATTGCCGATCAGTGAATCGAATACGGGGGCGTTTATATTGAACAAATCTCTCTCGACTGCGGATTTCAGCGACGGTGTGGCCTTCACGCTATTTCTCGGGGAAGCCAATATAATACCCACCAGTAATCTTGGTTGGTTAAGCGGTACGAGAGCAACTCTTCGTAACACAGGGGCATCTCCAAAAAGTGGCCCCGCGATGGCGTTGCCCAATGTCTATACCGACCCAGAATGGTTAAACACGCTTGAGATGCAGCCAGGGGAAGCGTTTGATAATATTAGCGCGATGATTCCAGGTAACGATGTCAGTGACGAAGAAGCGGAAAAGGAAGAAGGCGAGCAAGGCGAAGAGGCCAAGAACCTGACCGAAGCCGATTTTATGGACTTCAAGGGGAAGAATGTGCCGCTATTGCAAGCGAAAGTGCTTGGCGTGATTCCGAACGACCCAACACTATATGTGGGCGGCATAGGAAGTTACCATCCCGGAGGTGTCAACACGGCTCTAGGCGATGGTAGCGTACGCTTCATCTCGGAAACGATTGGATCGGTCCCGTTCCATCAGATGGGACATCGCTCTGACGGCCAATTGAGAGTCAGTGAGTACTAG
- a CDS encoding type II secretion system F family protein encodes MASTRPSYRLEDILALNAEIISLSRVELPLDPHLGRMSKDLTGRLRRLGEDLSERLSAGQSLEDAIEELGTGFPPMYRAVVTAGIRSGRLTSALEDIAATARRVQKMRISYLTASVYPAILLILAGIFGATVGMEQLRMMREICINSFLPETSFIIRSIDFFSALKPLFIALIPFGGLLLFCIALLQVWPSFLFLGDGFVTWLLPGAKKVARNCQWAMVFDLMGLLIRHRCPLPEAVRLATEATCNRRMTVSGRLWANRIEMGDLKTSPAELNPLSRWLLASHLEPDALADSLTLTGERYYSQARRQGLWIQNQLPIYATLVIGGFVVVLYALMLFVPWIGILRHVLVLPI; translated from the coding sequence GTGGCTTCGACACGTCCATCATACCGTTTAGAAGATATTCTCGCCCTCAATGCCGAGATTATTTCGTTATCACGTGTCGAATTACCACTCGATCCTCATTTGGGGAGAATGAGTAAGGATCTTACGGGACGTCTTCGCCGTTTGGGCGAGGATCTCTCCGAGCGTCTTTCTGCAGGGCAGTCGCTGGAGGACGCGATCGAAGAACTGGGGACTGGGTTTCCGCCCATGTATCGTGCCGTGGTGACGGCCGGAATTCGCAGCGGTAGGTTGACATCTGCGTTGGAGGATATCGCGGCAACCGCCCGGCGCGTCCAAAAGATGCGGATCTCTTACCTCACAGCTTCAGTCTATCCGGCCATATTGTTGATCCTTGCAGGCATCTTCGGAGCGACTGTGGGGATGGAACAACTGCGGATGATGCGTGAAATCTGCATCAATTCGTTCCTTCCGGAAACGTCCTTCATCATTCGCTCGATCGATTTTTTCTCCGCATTGAAGCCACTTTTCATCGCGTTGATCCCCTTTGGCGGCTTGCTGCTGTTCTGTATCGCACTGTTGCAAGTCTGGCCCTCATTTCTGTTTTTGGGAGATGGCTTTGTAACCTGGCTGTTGCCGGGGGCGAAGAAAGTAGCTCGGAATTGTCAATGGGCGATGGTCTTCGATTTGATGGGGTTGTTGATTCGCCATCGATGTCCTCTTCCTGAAGCAGTCAGATTGGCGACCGAAGCGACCTGCAATCGTCGTATGACAGTGAGCGGTCGTTTATGGGCCAACCGCATAGAAATGGGAGACTTGAAAACGTCTCCTGCCGAGTTGAATCCTTTGAGCCGATGGCTCTTGGCGTCGCATTTAGAGCCTGATGCTCTGGCGGATAGCCTGACACTTACCGGCGAGCGATACTATTCCCAAGCCCGGCGACAGGGGCTATGGATTCAGAATCAGCTTCCTATTTATGCCACACTGGTGATCGGCGGCTTTGTCGTTGTCCTTTATGCGTTGATGCTTTTTGTTCCCTGGATTGGAATTCTGCGTCACGTGCTGGTCCTTCCTATTTAG
- a CDS encoding response regulator, whose amino-acid sequence MVSNISRVLLVEDNPAHAKLMMRTLSEFGESLDIDHVSDGEAALAYLFQTGRFEHMNKLPHLVLLDLRIPKFDGLTVLGRIKQDSVLRQIPVVILTTSDADSDVRGATDRFANSYLVKPIEYLQFVKVMRSVGAYWTELNHTPST is encoded by the coding sequence ATGGTCAGCAATATCAGTCGCGTTCTCTTGGTCGAAGACAATCCGGCCCATGCGAAACTGATGATGAGGACACTCAGCGAGTTTGGTGAATCGCTGGATATCGATCACGTTAGCGATGGCGAGGCTGCCCTCGCATATCTTTTTCAGACCGGTAGATTCGAGCACATGAACAAGCTGCCACACTTGGTATTGCTTGATCTGCGAATTCCTAAGTTTGATGGCCTGACAGTGCTGGGACGAATTAAACAAGACTCGGTGCTTCGACAAATTCCGGTCGTCATTCTCACAACTTCGGATGCCGACTCGGATGTTCGCGGAGCGACCGATAGGTTTGCAAACAGCTATTTGGTAAAACCAATTGAATACTTGCAATTTGTCAAGGTAATGCGGTCTGTCGGGGCCTATTGGACCGAGTTGAATCATACACCTTCAACTTGA
- a CDS encoding type II secretion system F family protein, producing MAVLLGVVLLVLSNQWDSTTHEESSLLRRSLRLTAWMIICIGGVGWWTGISGFVAALLIPVVCFVLFGIGMQRYRVMENRSLVSIVIAGMEKGISPVASAVAYRQEATGLQERKADRFAKALGAGMSLVDASRVARVFLPAETVMMLELGRTMGNVDVINKHSKQFIRDDTTNYGNLDLFLGGLITVVMVGLFQLALLTFTEIKIKPVIAMIMDEFDLSASGFPALWVWSQWSTDIILWCLYFIIPIALLLFVLMIMVQCGVFSELPWGLRWVHGPLNECRFLNVLSVVVAANLPVQSALEVVQAKFPAGRIRRAARQVGRQQKAGADWIESLRTEGILNRGEAALASSAQDAGNLSWALKEISIGKRRRHLQRMAPAMKIALPILVMLAALPVLFAAIGIFLPIINLVTNLSLYSPVN from the coding sequence ATGGCCGTCCTCTTGGGCGTTGTTCTGCTCGTTCTGTCGAATCAGTGGGACAGCACGACTCATGAAGAATCATCCTTGCTGCGTCGTTCGCTTCGTCTCACGGCCTGGATGATCATTTGTATTGGTGGCGTGGGTTGGTGGACAGGTATTTCGGGGTTTGTCGCCGCCCTCTTAATCCCGGTCGTCTGTTTTGTTCTCTTTGGCATTGGTATGCAGCGTTACCGTGTGATGGAGAACCGTAGCCTGGTTTCGATCGTGATCGCGGGGATGGAGAAAGGTATCTCGCCGGTTGCCAGTGCAGTCGCGTACCGGCAAGAGGCAACGGGTCTTCAGGAGCGAAAAGCAGATCGATTCGCCAAGGCGCTGGGGGCAGGCATGAGCCTCGTCGATGCGTCGCGCGTCGCGCGTGTGTTTTTGCCGGCGGAAACGGTCATGATGCTCGAGCTGGGCCGGACGATGGGCAACGTCGACGTAATCAACAAGCATTCCAAGCAATTTATTCGTGACGACACGACCAACTATGGCAATCTCGACCTGTTCTTGGGTGGCCTGATTACGGTTGTTATGGTCGGATTATTTCAATTGGCGTTGCTGACGTTCACCGAAATTAAAATCAAGCCTGTCATAGCGATGATCATGGATGAATTTGATTTGAGTGCGAGTGGCTTCCCAGCGTTGTGGGTTTGGAGTCAATGGTCGACGGATATCATTTTGTGGTGTTTGTATTTCATCATTCCCATCGCCTTATTGCTGTTTGTGTTGATGATAATGGTGCAATGTGGAGTCTTCAGTGAACTGCCTTGGGGGCTTCGTTGGGTTCATGGGCCACTGAACGAGTGTCGATTTTTGAACGTTCTCTCGGTGGTGGTTGCTGCCAATCTGCCGGTACAAAGTGCGTTGGAAGTTGTTCAAGCCAAGTTTCCGGCCGGAAGAATTCGGCGAGCCGCTCGGCAGGTCGGTAGACAACAAAAAGCCGGCGCAGACTGGATTGAATCGCTCCGCACCGAGGGGATTCTGAATCGCGGTGAAGCGGCTTTGGCCAGCTCGGCACAGGACGCAGGCAACCTGTCTTGGGCGCTCAAAGAGATATCGATTGGCAAGCGTCGTCGTCATTTGCAACGGATGGCTCCGGCCATGAAGATCGCCTTGCCAATTCTTGTCATGCTGGCCGCGCTGCCGGTACTGTTTGCTGCCATTGGGATCTTCCTGCCAATTATCAACTTGGTGACTAACTTGTCCCTTTATTCGCCGGTCAACTAA